In Caldivirga sp., a single genomic region encodes these proteins:
- a CDS encoding radical SAM/SPASM domain-containing protein, translating into MNSKNNNSYPKIIQAEISTTCNASCVYCPRTILKDKWVSSFMNPRLLRKVIEELTSTGPVDYIHLQGWGEPLLHPRLTDIIDAVKGKINFGLTTNGLLLSNSLIGKLLESGINIIAVTFAGAYPVTHDSIRVGCNFKTIVDNVKRLINLKRKLRSSVKVVASYIMTSMNIHETVDFMELCHELGIEEVILDNLTYVLSKGMFKWKVFTDPMEQGSRIISRIVNATMRRAGELDLRVFAYSLNCWELSECPEKPTEAMFINVNGEVSPCVFLNLPIKDDKIPRCFMGSCFKIGKLIFGNVNNNDAVSIWYSRDYQDFRLKFIKRRNYMSQGFTENYNELMPPSQCLTCYRLYGV; encoded by the coding sequence ATTAACTCTAAAAACAACAATTCTTATCCCAAGATCATTCAAGCGGAGATTTCAACTACCTGTAATGCATCATGCGTCTACTGTCCAAGAACCATATTGAAGGATAAATGGGTCTCAAGCTTCATGAATCCACGCTTACTTCGTAAGGTGATTGAAGAATTAACCAGTACCGGACCAGTAGACTACATTCACCTACAGGGGTGGGGTGAGCCTCTTCTTCATCCAAGACTTACCGATATTATTGATGCTGTTAAAGGCAAGATTAATTTTGGCCTTACAACAAATGGGTTACTGCTGAGCAATAGTCTCATAGGTAAATTATTAGAATCAGGAATCAACATTATAGCAGTAACCTTCGCTGGAGCTTATCCAGTGACACATGATTCAATAAGGGTTGGGTGTAATTTCAAGACTATAGTTGATAACGTAAAGAGACTTATTAATCTTAAGAGGAAATTAAGGAGTAGTGTTAAGGTTGTGGCAAGCTACATCATGACCTCTATGAATATTCATGAAACAGTTGACTTCATGGAACTATGCCATGAATTAGGCATTGAGGAGGTAATCCTCGATAACCTAACATACGTGTTAAGTAAGGGTATGTTCAAGTGGAAGGTTTTTACAGATCCAATGGAGCAGGGATCAAGAATTATTAGCCGCATTGTTAACGCTACTATGAGGAGAGCTGGAGAATTGGACTTAAGGGTCTTTGCATACTCGCTTAATTGCTGGGAATTATCAGAATGCCCGGAGAAACCTACTGAGGCAATGTTCATTAATGTTAATGGTGAAGTTTCACCCTGTGTCTTCCTGAATCTACCAATTAAAGACGATAAAATACCACGTTGCTTCATGGGTAGCTGTTTTAAGATTGGGAAGTTAATATTCGGTAATGTTAATAATAATGATGCGGTAAGCATATGGTATAGTAGGGATTACCAGGACTTTAGGCTTAAGTTTATTAAGAGGAGAAACTATATGAGTCAAGGTTTCACTGAAAACTATAATGAATTAATGCCTCCAAGTCAATGCCTAACCTGCTATAGATTATATGGAGTTTAA
- a CDS encoding putative sulfate exporter family transporter, which yields MSSQVKKIDWSSLWKKEDWWALWIGLLIFILSLPGYYNTYILGWVPRVAAPWLDPLKSIVVIGQALTMTKAYVGLNPVISVLLFYLFLLTILTIAAWLMGHNVRRFMAGFTIMFTLTFVLWWLFGYAYFNATPDQYAKLHITWSIPVGSDGILIYLLLVGLIISNVVFYRKLPAVFETGARTEWYIKTAIVLLGALIGATSLKYITLAVTLVERSLIAIIAAYLIYWPIAYLLSYKVFKLDIKWAATLASGVSICGVSAAIATAAAIGAPSVIPATVSSIIVLFAVVELVILPFAASSLLKWAPYAAGAWMGLSVKTDGAAAASGALADALISAQHGLSTYKGWILNTAVMNKVFIDIWIGLWAFILAVIWLTRIEKKPGERVPAIQIWFRFPKFVLGYLATWLLLWGVGFTVGAASAAKLMTGGITPQTELFRFFFFALTFMSIGLTTRFKTLKEIKAGRMVVSYMVSLIIIILIALGLSIAFFSNLPPPT from the coding sequence ATGTCATCTCAGGTAAAGAAGATTGACTGGTCATCTTTATGGAAGAAGGAGGATTGGTGGGCATTATGGATAGGATTATTAATATTCATTTTATCGCTACCAGGATACTATAATACTTATATCCTGGGTTGGGTACCTAGGGTTGCCGCGCCATGGTTGGATCCATTAAAAAGTATTGTGGTTATTGGTCAAGCATTAACAATGACTAAGGCTTACGTAGGTCTTAATCCAGTAATTAGTGTGCTCCTATTTTACTTATTTCTACTAACTATTCTCACAATTGCCGCTTGGTTAATGGGTCATAATGTAAGGAGGTTTATGGCTGGGTTCACAATAATGTTTACATTAACCTTTGTCCTCTGGTGGCTTTTCGGTTACGCATACTTCAACGCCACGCCTGACCAGTACGCTAAGCTTCACATAACTTGGTCAATACCAGTGGGATCAGATGGTATATTAATTTACCTGCTTTTAGTTGGATTAATCATATCCAATGTTGTTTTTTATAGGAAGCTTCCTGCAGTTTTTGAAACTGGGGCCAGAACTGAGTGGTATATTAAAACCGCAATAGTCCTACTGGGGGCTCTTATTGGCGCTACATCTTTAAAGTATATAACGTTAGCCGTAACTTTGGTTGAAAGATCATTAATAGCAATAATTGCGGCATACCTAATATATTGGCCAATAGCCTACTTACTATCGTATAAGGTATTTAAACTAGACATTAAGTGGGCCGCAACATTAGCCTCAGGGGTAAGTATATGTGGCGTATCAGCTGCAATAGCTACTGCAGCGGCCATAGGTGCCCCCTCAGTAATACCAGCAACCGTATCATCAATAATTGTGTTATTTGCAGTGGTGGAACTAGTTATATTACCCTTTGCAGCATCATCATTACTCAAGTGGGCCCCTTACGCTGCTGGTGCATGGATGGGCCTTTCCGTGAAGACTGATGGAGCAGCTGCGGCAAGCGGCGCCTTAGCTGACGCCTTAATTAGCGCTCAACATGGATTATCAACCTACAAAGGGTGGATTTTAAACACGGCAGTTATGAATAAGGTATTTATTGATATTTGGATTGGCCTTTGGGCGTTTATCCTTGCTGTAATATGGCTAACTAGAATTGAGAAGAAGCCTGGGGAAAGGGTTCCGGCAATTCAAATATGGTTCAGGTTCCCTAAGTTTGTTCTAGGTTATTTAGCAACATGGCTACTACTGTGGGGAGTAGGGTTTACTGTTGGCGCTGCCTCAGCTGCAAAATTAATGACTGGTGGAATAACACCACAGACTGAGTTGTTTAGGTTCTTCTTCTTTGCCTTAACCTTCATGTCAATAGGACTTACAACAAGGTTCAAGACCCTTAAGGAGATAAAGGCTGGACGCATGGTGGTGTCTTACATGGTTTCATTAATCATCATAATACTAATAGCCTTAGGATTATCAATAGCCTTCTTCTCAAACCTACCTCCACCCACCTGA